In Aggregatibacter sp. 2125159857, one DNA window encodes the following:
- the glpC gene encoding anaerobic glycerol-3-phosphate dehydrogenase subunit GlpC, with protein MNIQQLIDNAKQSLNAPQHHHAFDESFESCIKCTACTAVCPVSRQNPNYPGPKQSGPDGERLRLKSAELYDEALKYCTNCKRCEIACPSDVKIGDIIVRARNKYLAQQHKPAVQKLRDAILSNTDIMGTLNTPLAPIVNTLTGLKATKFVLEKALKISRHRTLPKYSFGTFRSWYMKKMLASQQKFERKVAYYHGCYVNYNNPQLGKEFIQVFNAMDIGVVLLEKEKCCGLPLSVNQFPERAKKIAQFNTDYISKMVDENGLDVISEASSCTLNLRDEYHHILGIDNAKVRPHIHMVTPFLYQLFKEGKTLPLKPLKLRVAYHTACHVDKAGWAPYTLEVLKQIPGLEVVMLPSQCCGIAGTYGFKAENYEVSQAIGKTLFDNINAGGFDYVISECQTCKWQIDMSSNVTCIHPLTLLCMSMNQ; from the coding sequence ATGAACATTCAACAATTAATTGATAATGCAAAACAATCCCTTAATGCGCCACAACATCATCATGCTTTTGATGAGAGTTTTGAGAGCTGCATTAAATGTACAGCTTGTACCGCGGTATGTCCGGTTTCGCGTCAGAATCCAAACTATCCTGGCCCAAAACAATCGGGCCCGGATGGTGAGCGTTTACGCTTAAAATCAGCAGAGCTTTACGATGAAGCGTTAAAATACTGTACTAACTGTAAACGTTGTGAAATTGCGTGTCCGTCTGATGTAAAAATCGGCGATATTATCGTTCGCGCAAGAAACAAATACCTTGCTCAACAACACAAGCCGGCAGTGCAAAAATTACGTGATGCAATTTTAAGTAACACCGATATTATGGGAACACTTAACACACCGCTTGCGCCGATTGTGAACACTCTCACAGGCTTAAAAGCGACAAAATTTGTGTTGGAAAAAGCATTGAAAATCAGCCGTCATCGTACCTTACCAAAATATTCTTTTGGTACGTTCCGCAGCTGGTATATGAAAAAAATGTTGGCAAGCCAACAAAAATTTGAACGTAAAGTGGCGTATTATCATGGCTGTTATGTGAACTACAATAATCCACAATTGGGTAAAGAATTTATTCAAGTGTTCAATGCTATGGACATTGGTGTGGTGTTATTGGAAAAAGAAAAATGCTGTGGCTTACCATTAAGCGTGAACCAATTCCCGGAACGTGCGAAGAAAATCGCACAATTTAACACCGATTACATCAGCAAAATGGTGGATGAAAATGGCTTGGATGTGATCAGCGAAGCATCAAGTTGTACCTTAAATTTACGAGATGAATACCATCATATTTTAGGTATCGACAATGCGAAGGTTCGTCCGCATATTCACATGGTGACACCATTCTTATATCAACTCTTTAAAGAAGGTAAAACCTTACCGCTTAAACCATTGAAATTGCGTGTGGCTTATCACACTGCATGTCACGTGGATAAAGCGGGTTGGGCACCATACACTTTGGAAGTGTTAAAACAAATTCCGGGATTAGAAGTGGTGATGTTACCATCACAATGTTGTGGTATTGCCGGAACATACGGTTTCAAGGCGGAAAACTATGAAGTTTCGCAAGCCATCGGGAAAACACTATTTGATAACATCAATGCTGGTGGGTTCGATTACGTGATTTCAGAATGTCAAACCTGTAAATGGCAGATCGATATGTCATCTAATGTAACCTGTATCCATCCATTGACGTTATTGTGTATGTCGATGAATCAATAA
- a CDS encoding YfcC family protein encodes METSTKKMTFPSAFSILFIILLMAIGLTWLIPSGAYSKLSYDNTEKQFIVKTYGNPDQRYPATEQTLNQFNIKIQLSHFTNGIIKKPIAIPDTYQRVTQHEKNAIDMLHAMVDGTIEVADIMVFIFILGGMIGVINKTGAFNAGLMSLAKKTKGNEFSVVFAVCVLMLLGGTACGIEEEAVAFYPILVPVFLALGYDAIVCVGAIFLAASMGTAFSTINPFSVVIASNAAGIPFTEGIGFRAIGLILGEICVIIYMRWYCQKLTANPAFSYTYEDRQAFYDHYMKDIDPNATVDFTFKRKLILILFCCAFPLMVWGVMFGGWWFPQMAASFLAITILIMFISGLPEKELIHGFTHGASELVGVTLIIGLARAVNIILEQGMISDTILDYLSHLVSGMHGSVFIIGQLLIFIFLGLIVPSSSGLAVLSMPIMAPLADTVGIPRDIVVSAYNWGQYIMLFLAPTGLVLVTLQMLNIPFNKWIKFVMPIVGCQFVISSILLIIQVIMYGH; translated from the coding sequence ATGGAAACATCGACGAAAAAGATGACTTTTCCTTCCGCATTTAGCATTCTTTTTATCATTCTTCTAATGGCCATTGGTTTAACTTGGCTTATTCCCTCGGGCGCTTATTCCAAACTGTCCTACGACAACACTGAGAAACAGTTCATTGTCAAAACCTACGGAAATCCTGATCAACGCTATCCTGCAACCGAACAAACCCTCAATCAATTTAATATTAAAATTCAGCTTTCCCATTTCACCAACGGCATTATCAAAAAACCCATTGCCATTCCCGATACTTATCAACGCGTTACACAACACGAAAAAAATGCCATCGATATGCTCCATGCCATGGTGGACGGCACCATTGAAGTGGCAGATATTATGGTCTTTATTTTTATCTTAGGCGGCATGATTGGCGTGATCAATAAAACCGGTGCATTTAATGCCGGCTTAATGTCGCTGGCAAAAAAGACAAAAGGCAACGAATTTTCTGTGGTGTTTGCGGTGTGCGTGTTAATGCTACTGGGAGGAACGGCTTGCGGCATCGAGGAAGAAGCCGTCGCGTTTTACCCGATTCTTGTGCCGGTGTTTTTAGCACTAGGGTACGATGCCATCGTATGCGTCGGCGCTATCTTCCTTGCGGCGTCAATGGGTACCGCATTTTCCACCATTAATCCGTTCTCCGTTGTCATCGCCTCAAATGCCGCCGGCATTCCTTTCACTGAAGGCATCGGATTCCGTGCCATCGGACTGATATTGGGCGAAATTTGCGTCATTATTTATATGAGATGGTATTGCCAAAAACTGACTGCCAATCCCGCATTCTCTTATACCTACGAAGATCGTCAAGCCTTCTATGATCACTACATGAAAGATATCGATCCCAACGCCACCGTTGACTTCACCTTTAAAAGAAAACTCATTCTGATTTTATTCTGCTGCGCATTCCCACTTATGGTATGGGGCGTTATGTTCGGCGGCTGGTGGTTTCCCCAAATGGCCGCCTCCTTCTTGGCAATCACTATTCTCATTATGTTTATCAGCGGATTACCTGAAAAAGAGCTCATCCACGGCTTCACACACGGCGCTTCCGAACTCGTGGGCGTAACACTGATTATTGGCCTTGCTCGTGCGGTCAACATTATTTTGGAACAAGGCATGATCTCTGACACAATTCTTGATTATCTGTCACACTTGGTAAGCGGTATGCACGGCAGCGTGTTTATTATCGGACAACTTCTGATTTTTATCTTCTTGGGTCTCATCGTGCCCTCCTCTTCCGGCCTTGCCGTACTGTCTATGCCAATTATGGCGCCATTAGCCGATACCGTCGGCATTCCAAGAGACATCGTGGTTTCAGCTTACAATTGGGGGCAATACATCATGCTCTTCCTTGCGCCTACAGGTTTGGTGCTGGTAACCTTACAAATGCTGAATATTCCGTTCAATAAATGGATTAAATTCGTCATGCCGATTGTCGGTTGCCAATTTGTGATTTCATCCATTTTATTAATCATTCAAGTGATCATGTACGGCCATTAA
- the infB gene encoding translation initiation factor IF-2, with protein sequence MTEELKTNAPKKLSLKPRTKTTVSTTSASGKSKEVQVEVRKKRTVPTEAALKAEEAAKLKAQQEAEQKAAEQKAAEQKAVEEKAAKEKAAKEKAAKEKEAAEKAKQTQAKQAQSAVNNPPKSADPEKEKRKAEEAELRRKAEEVARQKVEEQARKAAEEAKRYAEADTSSNESTSEDYTDYNLSSRYALEAEDEEERRNEGRGRGKNKVAKAKKGGRDDESNKNERESNRRNLKDGKFGKGKNGKKGAALQQAFTKPVQAVKTDVVIGETITVAELANKMATKATEIIKAMMKMGEMVTINQVLDQETAQLVAEELGHKVILRNENELEEEVLGDRDVNAEKVTRAPVVTIMGHVDHGKTSLLDYIRKAKVAAGEAGGITQHIGAYHVEMDDGKMITFLDTPGHAAFTSMRARGAKATDIVVLVVAADDGVMPQTIEAIQHAKAAGAPLVVAVNKIDKPEANPDRVEQELLQHEVISEKFGGDVQFVPVSAKKGMGIDDLLDAILLQSEVLELTAVKDGMASGVVIESYLDKGRGPVATILVQSGTLHKGDIVLCGFEYGRVRAMRDENGQEIEEAGPAIPVEVLGLSGVPAAGDEATVVRDEKKAREVALYRQGKFREVKLARQQKAKLENMFSNMAEGDVAELNVIVKADVQGSVEAIVQSLMELSTDEVKVKVVGSGVGGITETDATLAAASNAIIVGFNVRADGSARRIIETENIDLRYYSIIYELLNEIKAAMSGMLQPEFKQEIIGMAEVRDVFRHPKFGAIAGCMVTEGIVKRNNPIRVLRDNVVIFEGELESLRRFKDDVSEVRNGMECGIGVKNYNDVKVGDQIEVFEVVEVKRSI encoded by the coding sequence ATGACTGAAGAATTAAAAACGAATGCACCCAAGAAATTAAGTTTAAAGCCACGTACAAAAACCACGGTGAGCACAACCAGTGCTTCCGGTAAAAGCAAGGAAGTTCAGGTTGAAGTGCGTAAGAAACGTACGGTTCCAACCGAAGCTGCATTGAAAGCAGAAGAGGCAGCAAAATTAAAAGCACAGCAGGAAGCTGAACAAAAAGCGGCTGAACAAAAAGCGGCTGAACAAAAGGCGGTGGAAGAGAAAGCTGCAAAAGAGAAAGCGGCTAAAGAAAAAGCAGCGAAGGAAAAAGAAGCTGCAGAGAAAGCGAAACAAACGCAAGCGAAACAAGCACAAAGTGCGGTTAATAATCCGCCTAAATCAGCTGATCCGGAAAAAGAAAAACGTAAAGCTGAAGAAGCGGAATTACGTCGTAAAGCGGAAGAGGTTGCTCGTCAAAAAGTGGAAGAGCAAGCTCGCAAAGCGGCTGAGGAAGCGAAACGTTATGCTGAGGCTGATACGTCAAGCAATGAAAGCACCTCAGAAGATTATACCGATTATAATTTAAGTTCTCGTTATGCTTTAGAAGCAGAAGATGAAGAAGAACGTCGTAATGAAGGTCGCGGTCGCGGTAAAAATAAAGTGGCCAAAGCGAAAAAAGGCGGACGTGATGACGAAAGCAATAAAAACGAGCGCGAGTCTAACCGCCGTAATCTAAAAGACGGTAAATTCGGTAAGGGTAAAAATGGTAAGAAAGGTGCAGCATTACAACAAGCCTTTACAAAACCAGTTCAGGCTGTGAAAACGGATGTTGTCATTGGTGAAACCATTACCGTTGCAGAATTAGCAAATAAAATGGCGACCAAAGCTACCGAAATCATCAAAGCGATGATGAAAATGGGTGAAATGGTGACCATTAACCAAGTGCTTGATCAAGAAACGGCGCAATTAGTGGCAGAAGAATTAGGGCACAAAGTGATTCTTCGTAACGAAAATGAGCTTGAAGAAGAAGTATTAGGTGATCGTGATGTTAATGCTGAAAAAGTGACGCGTGCGCCGGTTGTGACCATTATGGGGCACGTTGACCATGGTAAAACCTCATTACTTGACTACATTCGTAAAGCCAAGGTGGCAGCTGGCGAGGCGGGTGGTATTACTCAGCACATCGGTGCATACCATGTAGAAATGGATGATGGTAAGATGATTACCTTTCTAGATACTCCGGGACACGCGGCATTTACTTCTATGCGTGCACGTGGTGCGAAAGCAACGGATATCGTCGTGCTTGTGGTTGCAGCAGATGATGGTGTGATGCCTCAAACCATTGAAGCGATCCAACACGCGAAAGCAGCCGGTGCGCCTTTAGTGGTTGCAGTGAATAAAATTGATAAACCGGAAGCCAACCCGGATCGCGTAGAACAAGAATTGCTTCAACACGAAGTGATTTCTGAAAAATTCGGTGGTGACGTGCAATTCGTACCGGTTTCTGCGAAGAAAGGCATGGGTATCGATGATTTATTAGATGCTATCCTACTCCAATCAGAAGTCCTTGAATTAACTGCAGTGAAAGACGGTATGGCAAGTGGTGTTGTGATCGAATCTTACCTTGATAAAGGTCGCGGCCCGGTGGCAACCATTCTTGTTCAATCCGGTACGTTACATAAAGGTGATATCGTACTTTGCGGTTTTGAATATGGTCGTGTTCGTGCGATGCGTGATGAAAACGGTCAAGAAATCGAGGAAGCCGGTCCGGCGATTCCAGTGGAAGTGCTTGGTCTTTCCGGTGTGCCTGCTGCGGGTGATGAAGCGACCGTAGTGCGTGATGAGAAAAAAGCACGCGAAGTTGCCTTATACCGTCAAGGCAAATTCCGCGAAGTAAAACTTGCTCGTCAGCAAAAAGCCAAATTGGAAAATATGTTCAGCAATATGGCAGAAGGCGATGTGGCAGAACTCAATGTCATTGTGAAAGCTGACGTACAAGGTTCTGTGGAAGCTATCGTTCAATCCTTAATGGAGCTTTCAACGGATGAAGTGAAAGTGAAAGTGGTCGGTTCCGGCGTGGGCGGTATTACTGAAACAGATGCGACTTTAGCGGCAGCGTCTAATGCGATCATTGTCGGCTTTAACGTGCGTGCAGACGGCTCTGCCCGCCGCATTATCGAAACCGAAAACATTGATTTACGTTATTATTCCATCATTTATGAATTGCTTAACGAAATCAAAGCGGCTATGAGCGGTATGCTACAACCTGAATTCAAACAAGAAATTATTGGTATGGCTGAAGTGCGTGATGTATTCCGTCATCCAAAATTTGGTGCGATCGCCGGTTGTATGGTAACCGAAGGGATTGTGAAACGTAACAACCCAATTCGTGTCTTGCGCGACAACGTAGTGATCTTTGAAGGTGAACTAGAATCGCTTCGCCGTTTCAAAGATGACGTATCTGAAGTGCGTAATGGTATGGAATGTGGTATCGGCGTGAAGAATTACAATGACGTAAAAGTCGGCGACCAGATTGAAGTATTCGAAGTGGTTGAGGTTAAACGCTCAATTTAA
- the nusA gene encoding transcription termination factor NusA: protein MSKEILLAAEAVSNEKLLPREKIFEALESAIALSTKKKYEYDVDVRVAINPKTGEFDTFRRWLVVEDVNNPTKEITLEAARFEDPDAQIGDYVEDQIESIAFDRIAMQTARQVISTKIREAERSKIVDQFRAKEGQIVTATVKKSNRDSVILDVNGEEGNKAEAVMLREDMLPRENFRPGDRVRGVLYKVSPESKGAQLFVTRAKPEMLVELFRLEVPEIGEELIEIRSAARDPGSRAKIAVKSNDKRIDPVGACVGMRGSRVQAITNELGGERVDIVLWDDNPAQFVINAMAPADVSSIVVDEDKHAMDIAVEDANLAQAIGRNGQNVRLATQLTGWTLNVMTTEELSEKHQAEDNKVLNLFIDALEIDEEFAQLLIDEGFSTLEELAYVPVRELTAIDGLEDEDLVEELQTRAKNAITAKALAEEEALKQAKIEDRLLNLDGMNRHIAFKLAEKHITTLEELAEQGVDDLTDIEELSAEQAADLIMAARNICWFTE from the coding sequence ATGAGTAAAGAAATTTTATTAGCGGCCGAAGCTGTGTCCAATGAAAAATTATTGCCACGTGAAAAAATCTTTGAGGCCTTAGAAAGTGCGATTGCGCTTTCTACTAAGAAAAAATATGAATATGACGTTGATGTGCGTGTTGCGATTAATCCGAAAACCGGAGAATTTGATACCTTCCGCCGCTGGTTAGTGGTGGAAGACGTGAATAACCCGACAAAAGAAATCACCTTAGAAGCGGCTCGTTTTGAAGACCCTGATGCACAAATTGGTGATTATGTGGAAGATCAAATCGAATCTATCGCCTTTGACCGTATTGCGATGCAAACTGCACGTCAAGTGATTAGCACGAAAATTCGTGAAGCAGAACGCAGTAAAATCGTTGACCAATTCCGCGCGAAAGAAGGGCAAATTGTCACTGCAACAGTGAAGAAAAGTAACCGAGACAGCGTTATTTTAGATGTAAATGGTGAAGAGGGTAATAAAGCCGAAGCCGTGATGTTGCGTGAAGATATGTTGCCACGTGAAAACTTCCGTCCGGGTGACCGTGTGCGTGGTGTGCTATATAAAGTGAGTCCGGAAAGCAAAGGCGCACAATTATTTGTAACACGCGCGAAGCCGGAAATGTTAGTGGAATTATTCCGTTTGGAAGTGCCTGAAATTGGCGAAGAATTAATTGAAATTAGAAGTGCCGCCCGTGATCCGGGTTCTCGTGCCAAAATTGCAGTAAAAAGTAACGACAAACGGATTGATCCGGTCGGTGCCTGTGTCGGTATGCGTGGTTCACGCGTGCAGGCGATTACCAATGAATTAGGCGGTGAGCGTGTGGATATCGTCCTTTGGGATGACAATCCGGCACAATTTGTGATTAATGCAATGGCGCCGGCAGATGTAAGTTCTATCGTGGTTGATGAAGACAAGCACGCGATGGATATTGCGGTAGAAGATGCCAACTTGGCGCAAGCGATTGGACGTAACGGTCAAAATGTACGCTTGGCAACGCAATTAACCGGTTGGACATTAAATGTGATGACCACCGAAGAATTAAGCGAAAAACATCAGGCGGAAGATAATAAAGTCTTAAATTTATTTATTGACGCATTAGAAATTGATGAAGAATTTGCGCAATTACTCATTGATGAAGGTTTCTCGACATTGGAAGAATTGGCTTATGTACCGGTTCGTGAGTTAACGGCAATTGACGGTTTGGAAGACGAAGATTTAGTCGAAGAGTTACAAACTCGTGCGAAAAATGCGATCACCGCAAAAGCGTTGGCAGAAGAAGAAGCCTTAAAACAAGCGAAAATTGAAGATCGTTTATTAAACCTTGACGGCATGAATCGTCATATCGCATTTAAATTGGCGGAAAAACACATTACGACATTGGAAGAATTAGCCGAGCAGGGCGTTGATGATTTAACCGATATTGAAGAACTCAGTGCCGAACAAGCGGCAGATTTAATTATGGCAGCCCGAAATATTTGTTGGTTCACTGAGTAA
- the rimP gene encoding ribosome maturation factor RimP: MATLEQKLQELLQGSVEDLGCELWGIECQRVGRYLTVRLFIDKEGGVTVEDCADVSRQVSAVLDVEDPIADKYNLEVSSPGLDRPLFTLAQYAHYIGQDIVVHLRIPVADRRKWQGELAKIENDMITLIVDKQEQVLAFGNIQKANVVAKF; encoded by the coding sequence TTGGCAACTTTAGAACAAAAATTACAAGAATTATTACAAGGTTCGGTTGAAGATCTTGGTTGCGAGCTTTGGGGCATTGAATGTCAACGTGTCGGTCGCTATTTAACTGTGCGTTTATTTATTGATAAAGAAGGTGGCGTAACCGTAGAAGATTGTGCTGATGTCAGCCGTCAAGTGAGTGCTGTGTTGGATGTGGAAGATCCGATTGCCGATAAATATAACCTAGAAGTGTCTTCACCGGGTTTAGATCGCCCATTATTTACCTTGGCGCAATATGCTCATTATATCGGTCAGGACATTGTTGTGCATTTGCGCATTCCGGTAGCGGATCGTCGTAAATGGCAAGGTGAATTAGCAAAAATTGAAAATGACATGATTACGCTGATTGTGGATAAACAAGAGCAAGTTTTAGCGTTTGGTAACATTCAAAAAGCCAATGTTGTTGCGAAATTTTAA
- the glnS gene encoding glutamine--tRNA ligase, with product MSTETILETTENARPHNFITQIIDEDLASGKHQRVHTRFPPEPNGYLHIGHAKSICLNFGLAKEYNGLCNLRFDDTNPVKEDVEYVDSIKADVEWLGFKWEGEPRYASDYFDALYGYAIELIKKGLAYVDELSPEEMREYRGTLTEPGKNSPYRDRSVEENLALFERMKNGEFAEGTLSLRAKIDMASPFMVMRDPVIYRIKFASHHQTGDKWCIYPMYDFTHCISDAIERITHSLCTLEFQDNRRLYDWVLENISIERPLPHQYEFSRLNLEGTLTSKRKLLKLVNEGIVDGWNDPRMPTISGLRRRGYTPASLREFCRRIGVTKQDNVVEYSALESCIRDDLNQNAPRAMAVIDPVRVVIENFEGEEMLTAPNHPNRPESGERQLPFTKEIYIDRADFREEANKQYKRLVLGKEVRLRNAYVIKAERVEKDANGEITTIFCTYDPETLGKNPADGRKVKGVIHWVSATHNHPAEFRLYERLFTVPNPGAEENIESVLNPTSLVVKHGFVEQSLGNAEAEKGYQFEREGYFCADSKDSHPEHLVFNLTVSLKEGF from the coding sequence ATGAGTACAGAAACTATCTTAGAAACGACGGAAAATGCCCGTCCGCACAATTTTATTACCCAAATTATTGATGAAGATTTAGCGTCCGGTAAACACCAACGTGTTCACACCCGTTTTCCGCCTGAGCCAAACGGCTATTTGCACATCGGTCATGCCAAATCTATCTGTTTAAACTTCGGTTTAGCAAAAGAATATAACGGTTTATGTAACCTCCGTTTTGACGACACCAATCCAGTGAAAGAAGATGTGGAATATGTGGATTCCATCAAAGCCGATGTGGAATGGTTAGGTTTCAAATGGGAAGGTGAGCCACGTTATGCTTCCGATTATTTTGATGCGCTTTATGGCTATGCCATTGAATTGATCAAAAAAGGATTGGCGTATGTGGACGAACTTTCACCGGAAGAGATGCGCGAATATCGCGGCACGTTAACCGAGCCGGGGAAAAACAGCCCGTATCGTGATCGTAGCGTAGAAGAAAACCTCGCATTATTCGAGCGAATGAAAAACGGTGAATTTGCAGAAGGCACGCTGAGTTTGCGTGCAAAAATCGACATGGCGTCGCCGTTTATGGTGATGCGCGACCCGGTGATTTATCGTATTAAATTTGCCAGCCACCACCAAACCGGCGACAAATGGTGCATTTATCCAATGTACGATTTCACCCACTGTATTTCCGATGCCATCGAACGCATTACACATTCATTATGTACTCTTGAATTCCAAGACAACCGCCGTTTATATGACTGGGTGTTGGAAAATATCAGCATTGAGCGCCCATTGCCGCACCAATATGAATTCTCCCGTTTAAATTTAGAAGGCACACTCACTTCTAAACGTAAATTGTTGAAATTAGTCAATGAAGGCATTGTAGATGGCTGGAATGATCCGCGCATGCCGACCATTTCAGGTTTACGTCGTCGCGGTTATACACCGGCGTCATTGCGTGAATTCTGTCGTCGTATTGGCGTGACAAAACAAGACAACGTGGTAGAATACAGCGCATTAGAATCTTGCATTCGTGATGATTTAAACCAAAATGCGCCGCGAGCCATGGCAGTGATCGATCCTGTTCGTGTGGTGATTGAAAATTTTGAAGGCGAAGAAATGTTAACTGCGCCGAATCACCCGAATCGTCCGGAATCAGGCGAACGTCAATTGCCATTCACCAAAGAAATTTACATCGATCGTGCAGATTTCCGTGAAGAAGCCAACAAACAATATAAACGCTTAGTGTTAGGCAAAGAAGTGCGTTTGCGTAATGCTTATGTGATTAAAGCCGAACGTGTGGAAAAAGATGCCAACGGTGAAATCACCACCATTTTCTGTACCTATGATCCGGAAACCTTAGGTAAAAACCCGGCAGATGGTCGCAAAGTGAAAGGTGTAATCCACTGGGTTTCCGCCACGCACAACCACCCGGCAGAATTCCGTTTATACGAACGCCTTTTCACCGTGCCAAACCCGGGCGCGGAAGAAAACATCGAAAGCGTGCTAAATCCAACGTCTTTAGTGGTGAAACACGGTTTTGTCGAACAAAGCCTTGGCAATGCGGAAGCAGAAAAAGGCTACCAATTTGAACGTGAAGGCTATTTCTGTGCCGACAGCAAAGACAGCCATCCGGAACATTTGGTGTTTAACTTAACGGTGAGCTTGAAAGAAGGTTTCTAA
- a CDS encoding type II toxin-antitoxin system YafQ family toxin, with protein sequence MKISFTKDYKRDLKRLANQPEILLSTEMIDVMHHLLNGKNLPEKYKDHALSGNWKGFRDCHIKNDLVLIYHVNNEGLTLVRLNTHSEVFR encoded by the coding sequence ATGAAAATTAGCTTTACTAAAGACTATAAACGCGATCTCAAACGATTAGCCAATCAACCCGAAATATTACTTTCTACCGAAATGATTGATGTTATGCATCATTTGCTAAACGGCAAGAATCTTCCCGAAAAATACAAGGATCATGCGTTGTCCGGAAATTGGAAAGGGTTTCGAGATTGCCATATTAAAAATGATCTAGTGTTGATTTACCACGTAAATAATGAAGGACTCACTTTGGTTAGACTCAACACCCATTCCGAAGTTTTTCGCTAA
- a CDS encoding type II toxin-antitoxin system RelB/DinJ family antitoxin — protein MTSYTFRLDPELKEQAFSVFRSYGLNPAQALKMILQQVVSTKSIPVQLDYQPNETTIRAMKDVLNGKVESIEAENVEELIKKMQRVANEA, from the coding sequence ATGACTTCATATACTTTTCGATTAGATCCTGAATTAAAAGAGCAGGCCTTTTCCGTTTTCAGAAGCTACGGATTAAACCCGGCTCAGGCACTAAAAATGATTTTACAACAAGTGGTTTCGACAAAATCCATTCCGGTTCAGTTAGATTATCAACCGAATGAAACAACGATCCGCGCTATGAAAGATGTATTAAATGGAAAAGTGGAAAGCATAGAAGCTGAGAACGTAGAGGAGCTGATTAAAAAAATGCAACGTGTCGCAAACGAGGCATAA
- a CDS encoding efflux RND transporter periplasmic adaptor subunit, protein MTKKHWIMAALAAAVITGGYFFMGDSTPKTTYLTETVQRGDIEKNVVATGSIESVNTVDVGAQVSGKVTKLYVALGQQVKKGDMIAEIDSTTQINTLNTRKAALASYQAQFVARKTAYDVALSNYHRLTKLYAQKGTSLDSLNSAKATLDNAKAEMNVVQENIKQAEIEVNTAETNVGYTKITSPIDGTVIATPVSEGQTVNSNQTTPTIVKVADLSKMRIKPEISEGDITKVKAGQDVTFSILSDSKTLYHAKIESVDPATTTISNSSTSSTTTSASSTSNSAVYYYANIIVENPNRILRIGMTTENNIKIANAQNVLSVPNMAIQTQNGKTFVKVLNSNNQPEQREVEIGVQNDYQTEIKSGVAEGEKVIVSQVAAGEAVGNMRGPRIF, encoded by the coding sequence ATGACGAAAAAACATTGGATAATGGCCGCACTGGCTGCCGCGGTGATCACCGGCGGTTATTTTTTTATGGGCGATTCCACGCCTAAAACCACTTATTTAACGGAAACTGTGCAACGTGGCGACATTGAAAAAAATGTGGTGGCGACCGGCTCAATTGAAAGTGTCAACACCGTTGATGTGGGCGCGCAGGTTTCTGGTAAAGTTACTAAACTCTATGTGGCTTTAGGTCAGCAAGTGAAAAAAGGCGATATGATTGCGGAAATTGATTCCACCACGCAAATCAACACGCTAAACACCCGAAAAGCGGCGCTTGCAAGCTACCAAGCCCAGTTTGTCGCGCGTAAAACCGCCTATGATGTGGCGCTTTCTAATTACCATCGTTTAACCAAATTGTATGCGCAAAAAGGCACGTCCTTGGACAGCTTAAACAGCGCAAAAGCGACCTTAGATAACGCCAAAGCAGAAATGAATGTGGTGCAGGAAAACATCAAACAAGCAGAAATTGAAGTGAATACCGCGGAAACCAATGTAGGCTACACCAAAATCACTTCACCGATTGACGGCACGGTGATTGCCACACCGGTTTCTGAAGGCCAAACGGTAAACTCCAATCAAACCACACCGACCATTGTCAAAGTGGCAGATTTAAGCAAAATGCGCATTAAACCGGAAATCTCCGAAGGCGATATTACGAAAGTGAAAGCCGGACAAGATGTAACCTTTAGTATTTTGTCCGACAGCAAAACCCTTTATCACGCCAAAATTGAATCCGTTGATCCGGCGACAACGACGATTAGCAATAGCTCCACGTCCAGCACCACAACTTCAGCGTCAAGCACCAGTAACAGCGCAGTTTATTACTACGCCAACATTATCGTGGAAAATCCCAACCGGATTTTGCGCATCGGCATGACTACAGAAAACAACATCAAAATTGCCAACGCGCAAAACGTGCTATCCGTGCCGAATATGGCAATTCAAACGCAAAACGGCAAAACCTTTGTGAAGGTATTAAACAGTAACAACCAACCGGAACAACGTGAAGTAGAAATCGGCGTACAAAACGATTACCAAACAGAAATTAAATCCGGTGTTGCTGAAGGCGAAAAAGTCATTGTGTCACAAGTAGCTGCCGGCGAAGCCGTCGGCAATATGCGCGGGCCACGAATTTTCTAA